A region of the Roseiflexus sp. RS-1 genome:
CCAGCGAGGTATCCTTAAAGAGCGCGATGAACTGCCCGACCAGGATGGGAATGACCGCTCGGAGCGCCTGTGGCAGAATGATGAGCAGTGTCATCTTCCACGGGTTCAACCCCAGCGCGCGCGCCGCTTCGTACTGACCGCGCGGGATCGACTGCAAGCCGCCGCGCACATTCTCGGCGAGATAGGCGGCGCTGAAAATGACCACGCCCGCCATCGCGCGCACGACCCGGTCGATGGTGATGCCGGGAAGAAAGAGTGGCAGCATCAACTGCGCCATGAACAGGACGCTGATGAACGGCACTCCGCGAATGAGTTCGATGTACGCCACGCAGAGCCATCGCACCACCGGCAGACTCGACTGCCGCCCCAGTGCCAGCAGGACGCCAAGCGGAAAGGAGAAGACGATGCCAACTACCGAGAGCAACAGCGTGAGCAACAATCCGCCCCACAGATTGGTCGGTACCGGTGGAATGGGGCTATCGTCGGCGCCGACCCCGCTGACCAGCACGAAGAGTATGGGAAAGTAGAGGATCCAGCCGACGATGCTGATCCGTCGCAGTGCGGCGCTCCATCGCCAGCTCAGCGCATACCCGACGACACCGGCAATCCCGGTGATCAGCAGCGCCAGGCGCGCTGTTTCGTCGGACGTGATGATTGCCAGGATAAACGGCAGCGCCCCAAACGCAATCGCCCCGCCGCGCTGCGCTCCGCCCCAGATACTCCACGACATCCCGATCAGCAGCGCCAGCAGCGCAACACATGCCCAGATGCGCCAGAGCGCCGCAACCGGATACTGCCCGACCATAAACAGGCGCAGGTTGGCGGTGATCACCTCCCAGCGCGCCTGGGTGAATGCCCACTCCAGCACGCCACGCACGATCAGCGCCGCCAGAAACAGCATCACCACCGTCAGCAGCGCGTTGTACCAGGTGCTGAACAGGTTCTTGTGCAGCCAGCGAACAATGCTGGAGCGTTCGGTTGGCGGCGGCAGCGCCTCCGCCGTTTTAGAAACTGTTGGCGTATTGGCACCCATGCATCAACGCTCCACCAGACGTACACGACGGTTGTACCAGTTCATCACCAGCGACGTGATCAGACTCAGCATGAGATACACCGCCATGACCACTGCAATCATCTCAACAGCGCGCCCGGTCTGATTGATGATCGTTCCCGATATTGCGAACAGATCAGGGTATCCGATGGCGACCGCCAGCGTCGAGTTTTTGGTGAGGTTCAGGTACTGATTGGTGACCGGCGGAATGATCACGCGCAACGCCTGCGGAAACACGACCAGCCGCAGCGTGCGCGATGGGTTGAGACCCAGCGCCCGCGCCGCTTCGACCTGACCTTTCGGCACCGCCTGAATGCCGGCTCGCACCACTTCGCCGATAAATGCTGCGGTGTAGATAACGAGACCGATCAGGAGCGCCATAAATTCGGGTGAGAGCACCTGACCACCGCGAAAGTTGAAGCCGGCGATCTCCGGCAGTGAAAGCGCAAGCGGCGGTTGCGGCAGGGCGAACCATCCGATCAGCGCAATCAGCGTCATCGTCAGCAGTGATGGCACAACCTGCGGACGCGGACGACCACTCCGGTTCTGCCACCAGCGCATTGCCAGACCCACCACTGCACCGGCGATCAGGGCGCCGATCAGAACCGAAACATAGAGCGACCAGGTGTCGGTCGGCTCGCCCCAGGGTATCGCCACCCCACGATTGCTCAGGTAGATCGGACCGAGGCTCACCGCCTGCCGCGCGCGGGGAAGTTTCAGAAAGAATGCCGTGTAAATGAACACGAGCAGCACCAGCAGCGGCACATTGCGCATCACCTCGACAAACACCCACGCCATGCGGTTGACGAGCCAGTTGCTCGAAAGACGCGCCACCCCAACCACAATGCCGAGCAGCGTTGACAGAACGATGCCGAGCACACTCACCAGGATCGTGTTGAGTAACCCGACCTGAAGGGCGCGAGCGAACGTATCGGTGCTGCTGTACGGGATTGGAGCATCACTGATATCGAACCCGGCGCCGCTGTTCAAAAAGTCGAACCCCAGCACCAAACCCTGCTGCTGCAACGACGTCAGCATGTTGCGCAGCGCAATCGATCCCACCCAGATAACCAGCGCCAGAAACAGGATCTGGGCAGCGACCTGGATGACGCGCTCATCACGCCAGAAAGCGCGACTCAACCGCATTGGGGATGTCGAACGCGGAGGGTGTTCCATGGCTCTGTGTGTATGTGCTGGAAGACGATCTCGCAGGCAGGAAAAACCTGCGAGATCGCATCGTTCGGCTTACCGGAACGGCGGCGCGTAGAGC
Encoded here:
- a CDS encoding amino acid ABC transporter permease, whose translation is MGANTPTVSKTAEALPPPTERSSIVRWLHKNLFSTWYNALLTVVMLFLAALIVRGVLEWAFTQARWEVITANLRLFMVGQYPVAALWRIWACVALLALLIGMSWSIWGGAQRGGAIAFGALPFILAIITSDETARLALLITGIAGVVGYALSWRWSAALRRISIVGWILYFPILFVLVSGVGADDSPIPPVPTNLWGGLLLTLLLSVVGIVFSFPLGVLLALGRQSSLPVVRWLCVAYIELIRGVPFISVLFMAQLMLPLFLPGITIDRVVRAMAGVVIFSAAYLAENVRGGLQSIPRGQYEAARALGLNPWKMTLLIILPQALRAVIPILVGQFIALFKDTSLVVIVGLLDLMGIARTVLAQPDFLGLQAEVYTFVAFIYGIFCYLMSAFSQRLEAKLHTGR
- a CDS encoding amino acid ABC transporter permease; this encodes MEHPPRSTSPMRLSRAFWRDERVIQVAAQILFLALVIWVGSIALRNMLTSLQQQGLVLGFDFLNSGAGFDISDAPIPYSSTDTFARALQVGLLNTILVSVLGIVLSTLLGIVVGVARLSSNWLVNRMAWVFVEVMRNVPLLVLLVFIYTAFFLKLPRARQAVSLGPIYLSNRGVAIPWGEPTDTWSLYVSVLIGALIAGAVVGLAMRWWQNRSGRPRPQVVPSLLTMTLIALIGWFALPQPPLALSLPEIAGFNFRGGQVLSPEFMALLIGLVIYTAAFIGEVVRAGIQAVPKGQVEAARALGLNPSRTLRLVVFPQALRVIIPPVTNQYLNLTKNSTLAVAIGYPDLFAISGTIINQTGRAVEMIAVVMAVYLMLSLITSLVMNWYNRRVRLVER